The proteins below are encoded in one region of Ereboglobus luteus:
- a CDS encoding PH domain-containing protein codes for MNANDPALGAAEKYEDAEFLPAPRAGRIMLITWVVLAIILCVTILDVVLFVPKTPDGGGALALAMLAAVAGIMIVAWFCSRITSLEISGQQLSIKMTFWSARYDLAGLRSIEPDADVFKGVMRSFGNGGWGAFHGWFRGKRAGKFRAYVTDTDRSVVLRWGTRCVVVSPRDTDYFIEEVCKRTGVRRQN; via the coding sequence ATGAATGCGAACGACCCGGCATTGGGCGCGGCGGAAAAATACGAGGACGCGGAGTTCTTGCCGGCGCCGCGCGCGGGCAGGATAATGCTGATAACGTGGGTCGTGCTGGCGATTATTCTGTGCGTGACGATTTTGGATGTCGTTTTGTTTGTCCCGAAAACGCCGGACGGCGGGGGGGCGCTTGCATTGGCAATGTTGGCGGCCGTTGCCGGCATCATGATTGTGGCGTGGTTTTGCTCGCGAATCACCAGCCTGGAAATTTCCGGGCAACAGCTTTCGATTAAGATGACATTTTGGAGCGCGCGTTACGACTTGGCGGGGTTGCGCTCGATTGAACCGGACGCCGATGTGTTCAAGGGCGTCATGCGCTCGTTCGGCAACGGCGGATGGGGCGCGTTTCACGGTTGGTTTCGCGGCAAGCGCGCGGGGAAGTTTCGCGCCTACGTGACGGACACGGACCGCTCCGTCGTGCTGCGCTGGGGGACGCGCTGCGTGGTCGTTTCGCCAAGAGACACGGATTATTTTATAGAGGAGGTTTGCAAACGCACGGGTGTGCGGCGACAGAATTAG
- a CDS encoding SPFH domain-containing protein: MSTSKNLEKVVSVNREKRVSAQSGWLMVAVAIVMFGLGVALCFGRAPVFLLAGVVCIALAVFVSSGFFTLQPNEAAALVLFGSYRGTVRTSGFHWANPLLKKLRVSLRARNLNGERLKVNDKRGNPIEIAAVVVWRVEDTAQALFDVDNFARYVTVQSESSVRHLASAYAYDDGGEGEPTLRTSADEIAAELQRELQERLARAGVVVEEARLTHLAYAPEIAQAMLRRQQAEAVIAARQKIVHGAVSMVEMALKDLSEKNVVALDDERKAAMVSNLLVVLCGESEVHPVVNTGTLYS, from the coding sequence ATGAGCACATCTAAAAACTTGGAAAAGGTGGTTTCTGTTAATCGCGAAAAACGTGTTTCAGCGCAATCGGGCTGGCTGATGGTGGCGGTGGCCATCGTGATGTTCGGGCTTGGTGTCGCGCTGTGTTTTGGCCGTGCACCGGTGTTTTTGCTGGCGGGTGTCGTGTGCATCGCTCTGGCGGTGTTTGTGAGCTCGGGTTTTTTCACATTGCAGCCGAACGAGGCCGCGGCGCTGGTGCTGTTCGGCTCGTATCGAGGGACGGTGCGCACGAGCGGTTTTCACTGGGCGAATCCGCTGCTGAAGAAGCTGCGCGTGTCGTTGCGCGCGCGAAATCTCAACGGCGAGCGGCTCAAGGTGAACGACAAGCGCGGCAATCCCATCGAGATCGCGGCCGTGGTGGTGTGGCGCGTGGAGGACACGGCGCAGGCGTTGTTCGACGTGGATAATTTTGCGCGTTATGTGACGGTGCAGAGCGAATCGTCGGTGCGGCACCTGGCGAGCGCGTATGCGTATGACGACGGCGGCGAGGGCGAGCCGACATTGCGCACGTCGGCGGACGAGATCGCGGCGGAGTTGCAGCGCGAATTGCAGGAGCGGCTTGCGCGTGCGGGCGTGGTTGTCGAGGAGGCGCGGCTCACGCACCTGGCTTACGCGCCGGAGATCGCGCAGGCGATGCTGCGCCGCCAGCAGGCGGAGGCGGTGATCGCGGCGCGGCAGAAGATCGTGCATGGCGCGGTGAGCATGGTCGAGATGGCGCTCAAGGATTTGTCTGAGAAAAACGTCGTGGCGCTCGACGACGAGCGCAAGGCCGCCATGGTGAGCAACCTGCTCGTCGTGCTCTGCGGCGAGAGCGAGGTGCACCCGGTGGTGAACACGGGAACACTGTATTCATAA